The Streptomyces sp. NBC_00162 genome window below encodes:
- a CDS encoding TlpA family protein disulfide reductase, which produces MSLSRAPRRRSTSGALLLTAVTVAGVMTLTSCDDADGGSKSSGSAGGNYVVGKGGISTVAKGERDAAPKLDGATVDGKTLDTTELKGKVVVLNVWGSWCPPCRAEAPGFAKVSKELADAGKDVAFVGINTRDNSTQNATAFEESYGITYPSLYDPDGKLMLRFPKGTLNPQAIPSTIVLDKEGKIAARTLIAVSETQLRSMIDPLLAEQ; this is translated from the coding sequence ATGAGCCTTAGCCGCGCCCCCCGCCGCCGCTCGACCAGCGGCGCCCTCCTGCTGACCGCGGTGACCGTCGCGGGCGTCATGACCCTGACGTCCTGCGACGATGCGGACGGCGGCAGCAAGTCCTCAGGCAGCGCCGGCGGAAACTACGTCGTGGGCAAGGGCGGCATCTCCACCGTCGCCAAGGGCGAGCGCGACGCGGCCCCGAAGCTCGACGGCGCGACCGTCGACGGCAAGACCCTCGACACCACCGAGCTCAAGGGCAAGGTCGTCGTCCTCAACGTGTGGGGCTCCTGGTGCCCGCCGTGCCGGGCCGAGGCCCCGGGCTTCGCTAAGGTCTCCAAGGAGCTCGCCGACGCGGGCAAGGACGTCGCCTTCGTCGGCATCAACACCCGCGACAACAGCACGCAGAACGCGACCGCCTTCGAGGAGAGCTACGGGATCACCTACCCGAGCCTCTACGACCCCGACGGAAAGCTGATGCTGCGCTTCCCCAAGGGCACGCTCAACCCGCAGGCCATCCCCTCCACGATCGTCCTCGACAAGGAGGGCAAGATCGCCGCCCGCACTTTGATCGCGGTCAGCGAAACGCAACTGCGCTCCATGATCGACCCGCTCCTCGCGGAGCAGTGA
- a CDS encoding cytochrome c biogenesis CcdA family protein, translating to MVEYVLAAEVTGVNETVLNGALLLALPISLLAGLISFFSPCVLPLVPGYLSYVTGVSGADLAEARRGRMLAGALLFIAGFTAVFVSTGALFGYFGETLRENNEVISRVLGGLVIVLGLFFMGAIPGLTMREFRFHKKPTAGLLGAPLLGVLFGVGWTPCMGPTLAAVTTLSLDQASAGRGALLTVVYCLGLGLPFILAAIAFRKALGAFGWVKKHYAWVMRIGGGMLILTGLLLVTGMWDSIVGDMRSWTQGFTVGI from the coding sequence GTGGTCGAGTACGTCCTCGCAGCCGAGGTCACCGGCGTGAACGAGACCGTCCTGAACGGCGCCCTGCTGCTCGCCCTGCCCATCTCGCTCCTCGCCGGGCTGATCTCCTTCTTCTCGCCCTGCGTGCTCCCGCTGGTCCCCGGCTACCTCTCCTACGTGACCGGCGTCAGCGGCGCCGACCTCGCCGAGGCGCGGCGCGGACGGATGCTGGCGGGCGCGCTCCTGTTCATCGCCGGGTTCACCGCCGTCTTCGTCTCCACCGGCGCGCTCTTCGGCTACTTCGGCGAGACCCTCCGGGAGAACAACGAGGTCATCTCCCGGGTCCTGGGCGGGCTGGTGATCGTCCTCGGCCTCTTCTTCATGGGTGCGATCCCGGGTCTGACGATGCGGGAGTTCCGCTTCCACAAGAAGCCGACGGCAGGCCTGCTCGGCGCCCCGCTGCTCGGGGTGCTCTTCGGTGTCGGCTGGACCCCCTGCATGGGCCCGACCCTCGCCGCCGTCACCACGCTCTCGCTCGACCAGGCGAGCGCGGGCCGCGGGGCGCTGCTGACCGTGGTCTACTGCCTGGGCCTCGGCCTGCCCTTCATCCTCGCCGCGATCGCCTTCCGCAAGGCGCTGGGTGCGTTCGGCTGGGTGAAGAAGCACTACGCGTGGGTGATGCGCATCGGCGGCGGCATGCTGATCCTGACCGGTCTGCTGCTCGTCACAGGAATGTGGGACAGCATCGTCGGCGACATGCGGAGCTGGACCCAAGGCTTCACGGTGGGGATCTGA
- the resB gene encoding cytochrome c biogenesis protein ResB: protein MSTTDNTPTEASQDSEPALGAAGSQLSTAPLEDSGPVGIGVIGWARWVWRQLTSMRVALILLFLLSLGAIPGSLIPQNSVDLMKVAEWKKLNPSWVTIAEKLQLFDVYTSFWFSAIYILLFVSLIGCILPRTWQFVGQLRGRPPAAPRRLDRLPAHTTWRTEKSPDEVLAYAKTLLGRRRFRIEAGNGHVAAEKGYLREAGNLIFHIALIVMLVAFAWGKLFMSEGGKLVLRGGGFSNTLTQYDDFKSGSMFDPDDLPPFSFTLDKFDATFEESGPQKGTPRDFKAYVTYSEGAHGKPRKAEIEVNKPLEVDGSKVYLLGHGYAPVMSVTDATGKVVFRDAVPMLPQDSNLTSAGAIKVTDGYKNKNGEKEQLGFSAQFVPTFAGKGKGTMLSQFPDANFPVIALNAYHGSLGVDSGLPQNVYQLNTSKMQQFKKENGDPLAKMLLPGESMDLPDGAGTVKFESIERWATFSVTHQPGSGLALAGAIAAIAGLAGSLFIQRRRIWVRAVTGEDGVTVVEMAGLGRSESAKLPEELGQLAATLHEQAPTATPAEPVEETPEGERG, encoded by the coding sequence ATGAGTACGACAGACAACACGCCCACCGAGGCGTCGCAGGACTCCGAACCGGCGCTCGGCGCAGCCGGTTCCCAGCTCTCCACCGCCCCCCTCGAGGACAGTGGTCCCGTAGGCATCGGCGTGATCGGCTGGGCCCGCTGGGTCTGGCGGCAGCTCACCTCCATGCGGGTGGCGTTGATCCTGCTCTTCCTGCTGTCCCTCGGCGCGATCCCCGGCTCCCTCATCCCGCAGAACTCCGTCGACCTGATGAAGGTCGCCGAGTGGAAGAAGCTCAACCCGTCCTGGGTGACCATCGCCGAGAAGCTCCAGCTCTTCGACGTCTACACCTCGTTCTGGTTCTCCGCGATCTACATCCTGCTCTTCGTCTCGCTCATCGGTTGCATCCTGCCCCGCACCTGGCAGTTCGTCGGCCAGCTCCGGGGCCGCCCGCCGGCCGCCCCCCGCCGCCTCGACCGGCTCCCCGCGCACACCACGTGGCGCACCGAGAAGTCCCCGGACGAGGTCCTGGCGTACGCGAAGACGCTGCTCGGCCGGCGCCGCTTCCGCATCGAGGCCGGCAACGGCCACGTCGCGGCGGAGAAGGGCTACCTCCGCGAGGCCGGGAACCTGATCTTCCACATCGCGCTCATCGTGATGCTCGTGGCCTTCGCCTGGGGCAAGCTCTTCATGTCCGAGGGCGGCAAGCTCGTCCTGCGCGGCGGCGGCTTCTCGAACACGCTCACCCAGTACGACGACTTCAAGTCGGGCAGCATGTTCGATCCCGACGACCTGCCGCCCTTCAGCTTCACCCTCGACAAGTTCGATGCCACGTTCGAGGAGAGCGGCCCGCAGAAGGGCACCCCGCGCGACTTCAAGGCGTACGTCACCTACAGCGAGGGCGCCCACGGCAAGCCCAGGAAGGCCGAGATCGAGGTCAACAAGCCTCTCGAGGTCGACGGCTCCAAGGTCTACCTGCTCGGCCACGGCTACGCGCCGGTCATGTCGGTGACCGACGCCACCGGCAAGGTCGTCTTCCGGGACGCCGTGCCGATGCTGCCGCAGGACTCCAACCTCACCTCGGCCGGCGCCATCAAGGTCACCGACGGCTACAAGAACAAGAACGGCGAGAAGGAGCAGCTCGGCTTCTCCGCCCAGTTCGTGCCGACCTTCGCGGGCAAGGGCAAGGGCACGATGCTCTCCCAGTTCCCCGACGCGAACTTCCCCGTGATCGCCCTGAACGCCTACCACGGCAGCCTCGGCGTGGACTCGGGCCTGCCGCAGAACGTGTACCAGCTGAACACGTCCAAGATGCAGCAGTTCAAGAAGGAGAACGGCGACCCGCTCGCCAAGATGCTGCTGCCCGGAGAGTCGATGGACCTGCCCGACGGCGCGGGCACCGTGAAGTTCGAGAGCATCGAGCGCTGGGCCACCTTCTCCGTCACCCACCAGCCGGGCAGCGGCCTCGCCCTCGCGGGCGCGATCGCCGCCATCGCGGGCCTGGCCGGATCGCTGTTCATCCAGCGCCGCCGGATCTGGGTCCGCGCGGTGACCGGCGAGGACGGCGTCACCGTCGTCGAGATGGCGGGCCTCGGCCGCAGCGAGTCCGCCAAGCTCCCCGAGGAGCTGGGGCAGCTCGCCGCCACGCTGCACGAGCAGGCGCCGACCGCGACGCCCGCCGAACCTGTCGAAGAAACCCCCGAAGGAGAGCGCGGATGA
- the ccsB gene encoding c-type cytochrome biogenesis protein CcsB, producing the protein MTPLAAAANENLAQISNYLVYSSMAVYMLAFFAHIAEWTFGSRSKVARTAAALTPAKGAAAPAAPAVKVRGKAGSTAVLDAPKVVTRSAAGTRDVPDGPGAAGGTAQGDLYGRIAVSLTALAFLIEAAGVVSRAMSVQRAPWGNMYEFSITFSTVAVGAYLVLLALKKNVRWLGLILVTTVLLDLGIAVTWLYTDSDQLVPALHSYWLWIHVSTAIFCGAVFYIGAAGAVLYLFRDAYEGRLAAGRTAGKFYSSVMERLPSAASLDKFSYRINAAVFPLWTFTIIAGAIWAGDAWGRYWGWDPKEVWSFVTWVAYACYLHARATAGWKGRKAAYLALFAFACWIWNYYGVNILLSGKHSYAGV; encoded by the coding sequence ATGACGCCGCTCGCTGCCGCAGCCAACGAGAACCTGGCTCAGATCAGCAATTACCTGGTCTATTCGTCGATGGCGGTCTACATGCTCGCCTTCTTCGCGCACATCGCCGAGTGGACCTTCGGCAGCCGCAGCAAGGTGGCCCGTACGGCCGCCGCGCTGACCCCGGCCAAGGGCGCCGCCGCGCCCGCCGCCCCCGCCGTAAAGGTCCGGGGCAAGGCGGGCAGTACGGCCGTCCTCGACGCGCCGAAGGTCGTCACCCGCTCCGCCGCGGGCACGCGTGACGTGCCCGACGGCCCGGGCGCCGCGGGCGGCACCGCGCAGGGCGACCTGTACGGGCGGATCGCGGTCTCGCTGACCGCGCTCGCCTTCCTCATCGAGGCGGCCGGCGTCGTCTCCCGCGCGATGTCGGTGCAGCGGGCCCCCTGGGGCAACATGTACGAGTTCTCGATCACCTTCTCCACGGTGGCCGTCGGCGCGTACCTGGTGCTGCTCGCGCTGAAGAAGAACGTCCGCTGGCTCGGCCTGATCCTGGTCACCACCGTCCTGCTGGACCTCGGCATCGCCGTGACCTGGCTCTACACCGACAGTGACCAGCTGGTCCCGGCCCTGCACTCGTACTGGCTGTGGATCCACGTCTCCACCGCGATCTTCTGCGGCGCCGTCTTCTACATCGGCGCGGCCGGAGCGGTGCTCTACCTCTTCCGCGACGCCTACGAGGGCAGGCTCGCGGCGGGCAGGACCGCGGGGAAGTTCTACTCGTCCGTCATGGAGCGGCTGCCCTCGGCGGCCTCGCTCGACAAGTTCTCCTACCGCATCAACGCGGCCGTCTTCCCGCTGTGGACCTTCACGATCATCGCGGGCGCGATCTGGGCGGGCGACGCCTGGGGCCGCTACTGGGGCTGGGACCCCAAGGAGGTCTGGTCCTTCGTGACCTGGGTGGCGTACGCCTGCTACCTGCACGCACGCGCCACCGCCGGCTGGAAGGGCCGCAAGGCCGCCTACCTGGCGCTCTTCGCCTTCGCCTGCTGGATCTGGAACTACTACGGCGTGAACATCCTGCTCAGCGGCAAGCACTCGTACGCGGGCGTCTGA